The following are encoded together in the Salvia hispanica cultivar TCC Black 2014 chromosome 6, UniMelb_Shisp_WGS_1.0, whole genome shotgun sequence genome:
- the LOC125195880 gene encoding probable LRR receptor-like serine/threonine-protein kinase RFK1 isoform X1: MRLTETVASWFIAFCFMGLLKISQSQVPQEEVVALQQIVTEMGARYWKFNGDQCEIEMVGMSPTPPTDSEGYVDCNCNFSNNTVCHITNIVLKSLNLPGVLPINITKLPYLQAVDFAYNLLSGTIPTQWASTNLTRISLVVNRLSGEIPKELGNLTTLTYLGLEANNFSGTISSEIGKLINLKTLILSSNRLTGHLPVTFAALTNLNDFRINDNRLSGRIPNFIQNWKQITRLEMQASGLVGPIPLNISILTMLKDLRISDIKSPASNFPLLISAANLETLVLRNCNISGAVPDYIWRRLRVLDMLDISFNKLVGEIPHNIARDLKTVFATGNMLSGDIPDALLKYGSIIDLSYNNFTLQGPDQPACQTNMNRRVNLYKGSSTGNILQRMLPCTRNVACPRYKCSLHVNCGGTDLTIEDHKRRILYEGDAGSDPVRFLSENHWGFVSSGKFLDGPYSDSSRVVRTMSNITIPDLYTTARLNAMSLTYFHYCLENGSYNVSLHFAEIMFTSDSTYNSLGRRSFDIYIQDNLVEKDFDIGEEARGNGRPVVRSYNATVRDSTLEIRFYWASRGTKRIPSFGVFGSLVSAISVDPNFKVCKDGDKKKNITGYIVGLVVSAFVIFLIAGIVWWKCLRRRRTRLGKGFDGLELQTVAFSLKQIRAATHNFDEANKIGEGGFGPVYKGLLQDGTVIAVKQLSSRSRQGNREFLNEIGMFSCLLHPNLVKLHGCCIEGDQLLLVYEYMVNNSLANVLFDSNKSQMILDWPTRFKICIGIARGLAFLHDESRLKIVHRDIKATNVLLDGDLNPKISDFGLARLNEDEKTHISTKVAGTIGYMAPEYALWGYLTDKADVYSFGVVLLEIVSGKSNSNYMPSHNFICLLDWACHLQESKNIDELIDERLGSQLDREEVERVVKVALLCTNATPSVRPTMSEAVQMMEGSLTIPDTVAEGSTELRMKAMNDFRKESRIDTSLSGALGIDPSFSSFATEFSEIGRDSVSH; encoded by the exons ATGCGTCTCACAGAAACCGTTGCTTCTTGGTTTATTGCCTTTTGCTTCATGGGGCTGCTGAAAATTTCCCAATCACAAGTGCCACAAGAAGAAG TGGTTGCTCTTCAGCAAATTGTGACTGAGATGGGTGCAAGGTATTGGAAATTCAACGGTGACCAATGCGAAATCGAGATGGTTGGGATGTCGCCTACTCCCCCGACCGATTCCGAGGGCTATGTTGATTGCAACTGCAATTTCAGCAACAACACTGTCTGTCATATCACCAATAT CGTGCTCAAGAGTCTCAATCTTCCGGGAGTCCTTCCTATTAACATCACGAAGCTTCCCTACCTTCAAGCTGT TGATTTCGCCTACAACCTCCTCAGCGGAACAATCCCAACACAATGGGCTTCGACAAATTTGACTAGAAT CTCTCTTGTCGTAAATCGCTTGTCAGGGGAGATACCCAAGGAACTTGGAAACCTTACTACCCTCACGTACCT GGGCCTCGAAGCAAACAACTTTTCAGGGACTATTTCTTCCGAAATTGGGAAATTGATAAACTTGAAAACTTT GATATTATCTTCCAACCGATTGACTGGGCATCTGCCTGTAACTTTTGCAGCACTAACAAATTTGAATGATTT TAGGATAAATGATAACCGTCTAAGTGGACGTATACCCAACTTCATTCAGAACTGGAAACAGATTACGAGATT AGAGATGCAAGCAAGTGGACTAGTGGGGCCCATTCCGTTGAATATATCCATTCTCACTATGCTAAAGGATTT GAGAATTAGCGATATTAAGAGCCCGGCTTCAAATTTCCCATTGCTGATAAGCGCTGCAAACCTAGAGACATT GGTGTTGAGGAACTGCAACATTTCTGGAGCAGTGCCCGATTATATTTGGAGACGACTCCGAGTTCTGGACATGTT GGATATCAGTTTCAACAAGTTAGTCGGGGAGATTCCACATAACATCGCGAGGGATCTGAAAACTGT GTTCGCTACTGGTAATATGCTAAGCGGAGACATACCAGATGCACTCTTGAAGTACGGGAGCATCAT TGATCTGTCGTACAACAATTTTACTTTGCAAGGGCCCGATCAACCTGCGTGCCAAACAAACAT GAACCGAAGGGTGAACTTGTATAAGGGCTCGTCAACTGGCAACATTCT ACAACGAATGCTTCCATGTACAAGGAACGTAGCCTGTCCAAGAT ATAAATGTTCGTTACATGTGAATTGCGGTGGCACTGACTTGACCATCGAAGATCACAAGAGACGAATTTTGTACGAAGGAGACGCAGGAAGTGATCCTGTGAGATTTTTGAGCGAGAATCATTGGGGCTTTGTCAGCAGCGGGAAATTCTTGGACGGTCCTTATTCTGACAGCTCACGTGTAGTCCGAACCATGTCAAACATAACTATCCCGGACCTGTACACCACGGCACGCCTCAATGCCATGTCCCTCACATACTTCCATTACTGCCTCGAGAATGGGAGCTACAATGTGAGCCTCCACTTTGCGGAGATAATGTTCACGAGCGACAGCACGTATAACAGCCTCGGGAGGCGCTCATTCGATATATACATCCAG GATAATTTAGTGGAGAAAGATTTTGATATCGGAGAAGAAGCTCGTGGAAATGGGAGGCCTGTAGTTAGGTCTTACAATGCCACGGTGCGTGATAGCACGTTGGAGATCAGATTTTACTGGGCTAGTAGAGGGACTAAGCGGATTCCTAGCTTCGGAGTTTTTGGTTCTCTTGTATCGGCTATTTCAGTGGATCCTA ATTTCAAGGTTTGCAAAGATGGggataaaaagaagaatataACGGGTTATATCGTGGGTCTGGTGGTATCTGCCTTCGTGATTTTTTTGATCGCGGGCATCGTTTGGTGGAAATGTCTCCGGAGACGCAGAACTCGCCTAGGAAAAG GTTTCGATGGCTTAGAGCTACAGACAGTTGCGTTTTCGTTGAAGCAAATCAGGGCAGCTACGCACAACTTTGATGAGGCGAACAAGATTGGAGAAGGCGGCTTTGGCCCTGTTTACAAG GGTTTGCTGCAGGATGGAACTGTGATTGCTGTGAAGCAGCTCTCGTCGAGATCAAGGCAAGGGAACCGTGAGTTTCTTAACGAGATCGGTATGTTTTCTTGCTTGCTGCACCCGAATCTCGTGAAGCTGCACGGGTGCTGCATCGAAGGCGATCAGCTGCTGCTCGTGTACGAGTACATGGTGAACAACAGCCTTGCTAATGTCTTATTCG ATTCGAACAAGAGCCAGATGATCCTCGACTGGCCAACGAGGTTCAAAATCTGCATTGGGATCGCAAGAGGTTTAGCCTTTCTCCATGACGAGTCGAGGCTGAAGATCGTTCATCGCGACATCAAAGCTACGAACGTGCTGCTTGATGGAGATCTGAACCCAAAGATTTCCGATTTCGGATTGGCTAGGCTTAACGAGGACGAGAAGACGCACATTAGCACAAAAGTTGCTGGAACGAT AGGGTATATGGCTCCCGAATACGCGCTGTGGGGCTACCTGACCGACAAGGCGGACGTCTACAGCTTTGGAGTCGTGCTACTAGAAATCGTGAGCGGGAAGAGCAACAGCAACTACATGCCAAGCCACAACTTCATTTGCCTTCTAGATTGG GCTTGTCACTTGCAAGAAAGCAAGAATATAGACGAACTCATCGATGAGAGACTGGGATCTCAATTGGACCGAGAGGAAGTCGAGAGGGTAGTCAAGGTGGCGCTTCTTTGCACGAACGCGACCCCATCCGTGCGGCCTACAATGTCGGAGGCGGTGCAGATGATGGAAGGGAGCCTCACCATACCAGACACGGTTGCGGAAGGGAGCACGGAGTTGAGGATGAAGGCCATGAACGACTTCCGGAAGGAGAGCCGGATCGACACTAGCTTGTCGGGAGCTTTGGGAATTGATCCGAGCTTCTCCTCGTTTGCCACTGAATTTTCCGAAATCGGTAGAGATAGTGTATCACATTGA
- the LOC125195880 gene encoding probable LRR receptor-like serine/threonine-protein kinase RFK1 isoform X3, translating to MRLTETVASWFIAFCFMGLLKISQSQVPQEEVVALQQIVTEMGARYWKFNGDQCEIEMVGMSPTPPTDSEGYVDCNCNFSNNTVCHITNIVLKSLNLPGVLPINITKLPYLQAVDFAYNLLSGTIPTQWASTNLTRISLVVNRLSGEIPKELGNLTTLTYLGLEANNFSGTISSEIGKLINLKTFRINDNRLSGRIPNFIQNWKQITRLEMQASGLVGPIPLNISILTMLKDLRISDIKSPASNFPLLISAANLETLVLRNCNISGAVPDYIWRRLRVLDMLDISFNKLVGEIPHNIARDLKTVFATGNMLSGDIPDALLKYGSIIDLSYNNFTLQGPDQPACQTNMNRRVNLYKGSSTGNILQRMLPCTRNVACPRYKCSLHVNCGGTDLTIEDHKRRILYEGDAGSDPVRFLSENHWGFVSSGKFLDGPYSDSSRVVRTMSNITIPDLYTTARLNAMSLTYFHYCLENGSYNVSLHFAEIMFTSDSTYNSLGRRSFDIYIQDNLVEKDFDIGEEARGNGRPVVRSYNATVRDSTLEIRFYWASRGTKRIPSFGVFGSLVSAISVDPNFKVCKDGDKKKNITGYIVGLVVSAFVIFLIAGIVWWKCLRRRRTRLGKGFDGLELQTVAFSLKQIRAATHNFDEANKIGEGGFGPVYKGLLQDGTVIAVKQLSSRSRQGNREFLNEIGMFSCLLHPNLVKLHGCCIEGDQLLLVYEYMVNNSLANVLFDSNKSQMILDWPTRFKICIGIARGLAFLHDESRLKIVHRDIKATNVLLDGDLNPKISDFGLARLNEDEKTHISTKVAGTIGYMAPEYALWGYLTDKADVYSFGVVLLEIVSGKSNSNYMPSHNFICLLDWACHLQESKNIDELIDERLGSQLDREEVERVVKVALLCTNATPSVRPTMSEAVQMMEGSLTIPDTVAEGSTELRMKAMNDFRKESRIDTSLSGALGIDPSFSSFATEFSEIGRDSVSH from the exons ATGCGTCTCACAGAAACCGTTGCTTCTTGGTTTATTGCCTTTTGCTTCATGGGGCTGCTGAAAATTTCCCAATCACAAGTGCCACAAGAAGAAG TGGTTGCTCTTCAGCAAATTGTGACTGAGATGGGTGCAAGGTATTGGAAATTCAACGGTGACCAATGCGAAATCGAGATGGTTGGGATGTCGCCTACTCCCCCGACCGATTCCGAGGGCTATGTTGATTGCAACTGCAATTTCAGCAACAACACTGTCTGTCATATCACCAATAT CGTGCTCAAGAGTCTCAATCTTCCGGGAGTCCTTCCTATTAACATCACGAAGCTTCCCTACCTTCAAGCTGT TGATTTCGCCTACAACCTCCTCAGCGGAACAATCCCAACACAATGGGCTTCGACAAATTTGACTAGAAT CTCTCTTGTCGTAAATCGCTTGTCAGGGGAGATACCCAAGGAACTTGGAAACCTTACTACCCTCACGTACCT GGGCCTCGAAGCAAACAACTTTTCAGGGACTATTTCTTCCGAAATTGGGAAATTGATAAACTTGAAAACTTT TAGGATAAATGATAACCGTCTAAGTGGACGTATACCCAACTTCATTCAGAACTGGAAACAGATTACGAGATT AGAGATGCAAGCAAGTGGACTAGTGGGGCCCATTCCGTTGAATATATCCATTCTCACTATGCTAAAGGATTT GAGAATTAGCGATATTAAGAGCCCGGCTTCAAATTTCCCATTGCTGATAAGCGCTGCAAACCTAGAGACATT GGTGTTGAGGAACTGCAACATTTCTGGAGCAGTGCCCGATTATATTTGGAGACGACTCCGAGTTCTGGACATGTT GGATATCAGTTTCAACAAGTTAGTCGGGGAGATTCCACATAACATCGCGAGGGATCTGAAAACTGT GTTCGCTACTGGTAATATGCTAAGCGGAGACATACCAGATGCACTCTTGAAGTACGGGAGCATCAT TGATCTGTCGTACAACAATTTTACTTTGCAAGGGCCCGATCAACCTGCGTGCCAAACAAACAT GAACCGAAGGGTGAACTTGTATAAGGGCTCGTCAACTGGCAACATTCT ACAACGAATGCTTCCATGTACAAGGAACGTAGCCTGTCCAAGAT ATAAATGTTCGTTACATGTGAATTGCGGTGGCACTGACTTGACCATCGAAGATCACAAGAGACGAATTTTGTACGAAGGAGACGCAGGAAGTGATCCTGTGAGATTTTTGAGCGAGAATCATTGGGGCTTTGTCAGCAGCGGGAAATTCTTGGACGGTCCTTATTCTGACAGCTCACGTGTAGTCCGAACCATGTCAAACATAACTATCCCGGACCTGTACACCACGGCACGCCTCAATGCCATGTCCCTCACATACTTCCATTACTGCCTCGAGAATGGGAGCTACAATGTGAGCCTCCACTTTGCGGAGATAATGTTCACGAGCGACAGCACGTATAACAGCCTCGGGAGGCGCTCATTCGATATATACATCCAG GATAATTTAGTGGAGAAAGATTTTGATATCGGAGAAGAAGCTCGTGGAAATGGGAGGCCTGTAGTTAGGTCTTACAATGCCACGGTGCGTGATAGCACGTTGGAGATCAGATTTTACTGGGCTAGTAGAGGGACTAAGCGGATTCCTAGCTTCGGAGTTTTTGGTTCTCTTGTATCGGCTATTTCAGTGGATCCTA ATTTCAAGGTTTGCAAAGATGGggataaaaagaagaatataACGGGTTATATCGTGGGTCTGGTGGTATCTGCCTTCGTGATTTTTTTGATCGCGGGCATCGTTTGGTGGAAATGTCTCCGGAGACGCAGAACTCGCCTAGGAAAAG GTTTCGATGGCTTAGAGCTACAGACAGTTGCGTTTTCGTTGAAGCAAATCAGGGCAGCTACGCACAACTTTGATGAGGCGAACAAGATTGGAGAAGGCGGCTTTGGCCCTGTTTACAAG GGTTTGCTGCAGGATGGAACTGTGATTGCTGTGAAGCAGCTCTCGTCGAGATCAAGGCAAGGGAACCGTGAGTTTCTTAACGAGATCGGTATGTTTTCTTGCTTGCTGCACCCGAATCTCGTGAAGCTGCACGGGTGCTGCATCGAAGGCGATCAGCTGCTGCTCGTGTACGAGTACATGGTGAACAACAGCCTTGCTAATGTCTTATTCG ATTCGAACAAGAGCCAGATGATCCTCGACTGGCCAACGAGGTTCAAAATCTGCATTGGGATCGCAAGAGGTTTAGCCTTTCTCCATGACGAGTCGAGGCTGAAGATCGTTCATCGCGACATCAAAGCTACGAACGTGCTGCTTGATGGAGATCTGAACCCAAAGATTTCCGATTTCGGATTGGCTAGGCTTAACGAGGACGAGAAGACGCACATTAGCACAAAAGTTGCTGGAACGAT AGGGTATATGGCTCCCGAATACGCGCTGTGGGGCTACCTGACCGACAAGGCGGACGTCTACAGCTTTGGAGTCGTGCTACTAGAAATCGTGAGCGGGAAGAGCAACAGCAACTACATGCCAAGCCACAACTTCATTTGCCTTCTAGATTGG GCTTGTCACTTGCAAGAAAGCAAGAATATAGACGAACTCATCGATGAGAGACTGGGATCTCAATTGGACCGAGAGGAAGTCGAGAGGGTAGTCAAGGTGGCGCTTCTTTGCACGAACGCGACCCCATCCGTGCGGCCTACAATGTCGGAGGCGGTGCAGATGATGGAAGGGAGCCTCACCATACCAGACACGGTTGCGGAAGGGAGCACGGAGTTGAGGATGAAGGCCATGAACGACTTCCGGAAGGAGAGCCGGATCGACACTAGCTTGTCGGGAGCTTTGGGAATTGATCCGAGCTTCTCCTCGTTTGCCACTGAATTTTCCGAAATCGGTAGAGATAGTGTATCACATTGA
- the LOC125195880 gene encoding probable LRR receptor-like serine/threonine-protein kinase RFK1 isoform X2 produces the protein MGLLKISQSQVPQEEVVALQQIVTEMGARYWKFNGDQCEIEMVGMSPTPPTDSEGYVDCNCNFSNNTVCHITNIVLKSLNLPGVLPINITKLPYLQAVDFAYNLLSGTIPTQWASTNLTRISLVVNRLSGEIPKELGNLTTLTYLGLEANNFSGTISSEIGKLINLKTLILSSNRLTGHLPVTFAALTNLNDFRINDNRLSGRIPNFIQNWKQITRLEMQASGLVGPIPLNISILTMLKDLRISDIKSPASNFPLLISAANLETLVLRNCNISGAVPDYIWRRLRVLDMLDISFNKLVGEIPHNIARDLKTVFATGNMLSGDIPDALLKYGSIIDLSYNNFTLQGPDQPACQTNMNRRVNLYKGSSTGNILQRMLPCTRNVACPRYKCSLHVNCGGTDLTIEDHKRRILYEGDAGSDPVRFLSENHWGFVSSGKFLDGPYSDSSRVVRTMSNITIPDLYTTARLNAMSLTYFHYCLENGSYNVSLHFAEIMFTSDSTYNSLGRRSFDIYIQDNLVEKDFDIGEEARGNGRPVVRSYNATVRDSTLEIRFYWASRGTKRIPSFGVFGSLVSAISVDPNFKVCKDGDKKKNITGYIVGLVVSAFVIFLIAGIVWWKCLRRRRTRLGKGFDGLELQTVAFSLKQIRAATHNFDEANKIGEGGFGPVYKGLLQDGTVIAVKQLSSRSRQGNREFLNEIGMFSCLLHPNLVKLHGCCIEGDQLLLVYEYMVNNSLANVLFDSNKSQMILDWPTRFKICIGIARGLAFLHDESRLKIVHRDIKATNVLLDGDLNPKISDFGLARLNEDEKTHISTKVAGTIGYMAPEYALWGYLTDKADVYSFGVVLLEIVSGKSNSNYMPSHNFICLLDWACHLQESKNIDELIDERLGSQLDREEVERVVKVALLCTNATPSVRPTMSEAVQMMEGSLTIPDTVAEGSTELRMKAMNDFRKESRIDTSLSGALGIDPSFSSFATEFSEIGRDSVSH, from the exons ATGGGGCTGCTGAAAATTTCCCAATCACAAGTGCCACAAGAAGAAG TGGTTGCTCTTCAGCAAATTGTGACTGAGATGGGTGCAAGGTATTGGAAATTCAACGGTGACCAATGCGAAATCGAGATGGTTGGGATGTCGCCTACTCCCCCGACCGATTCCGAGGGCTATGTTGATTGCAACTGCAATTTCAGCAACAACACTGTCTGTCATATCACCAATAT CGTGCTCAAGAGTCTCAATCTTCCGGGAGTCCTTCCTATTAACATCACGAAGCTTCCCTACCTTCAAGCTGT TGATTTCGCCTACAACCTCCTCAGCGGAACAATCCCAACACAATGGGCTTCGACAAATTTGACTAGAAT CTCTCTTGTCGTAAATCGCTTGTCAGGGGAGATACCCAAGGAACTTGGAAACCTTACTACCCTCACGTACCT GGGCCTCGAAGCAAACAACTTTTCAGGGACTATTTCTTCCGAAATTGGGAAATTGATAAACTTGAAAACTTT GATATTATCTTCCAACCGATTGACTGGGCATCTGCCTGTAACTTTTGCAGCACTAACAAATTTGAATGATTT TAGGATAAATGATAACCGTCTAAGTGGACGTATACCCAACTTCATTCAGAACTGGAAACAGATTACGAGATT AGAGATGCAAGCAAGTGGACTAGTGGGGCCCATTCCGTTGAATATATCCATTCTCACTATGCTAAAGGATTT GAGAATTAGCGATATTAAGAGCCCGGCTTCAAATTTCCCATTGCTGATAAGCGCTGCAAACCTAGAGACATT GGTGTTGAGGAACTGCAACATTTCTGGAGCAGTGCCCGATTATATTTGGAGACGACTCCGAGTTCTGGACATGTT GGATATCAGTTTCAACAAGTTAGTCGGGGAGATTCCACATAACATCGCGAGGGATCTGAAAACTGT GTTCGCTACTGGTAATATGCTAAGCGGAGACATACCAGATGCACTCTTGAAGTACGGGAGCATCAT TGATCTGTCGTACAACAATTTTACTTTGCAAGGGCCCGATCAACCTGCGTGCCAAACAAACAT GAACCGAAGGGTGAACTTGTATAAGGGCTCGTCAACTGGCAACATTCT ACAACGAATGCTTCCATGTACAAGGAACGTAGCCTGTCCAAGAT ATAAATGTTCGTTACATGTGAATTGCGGTGGCACTGACTTGACCATCGAAGATCACAAGAGACGAATTTTGTACGAAGGAGACGCAGGAAGTGATCCTGTGAGATTTTTGAGCGAGAATCATTGGGGCTTTGTCAGCAGCGGGAAATTCTTGGACGGTCCTTATTCTGACAGCTCACGTGTAGTCCGAACCATGTCAAACATAACTATCCCGGACCTGTACACCACGGCACGCCTCAATGCCATGTCCCTCACATACTTCCATTACTGCCTCGAGAATGGGAGCTACAATGTGAGCCTCCACTTTGCGGAGATAATGTTCACGAGCGACAGCACGTATAACAGCCTCGGGAGGCGCTCATTCGATATATACATCCAG GATAATTTAGTGGAGAAAGATTTTGATATCGGAGAAGAAGCTCGTGGAAATGGGAGGCCTGTAGTTAGGTCTTACAATGCCACGGTGCGTGATAGCACGTTGGAGATCAGATTTTACTGGGCTAGTAGAGGGACTAAGCGGATTCCTAGCTTCGGAGTTTTTGGTTCTCTTGTATCGGCTATTTCAGTGGATCCTA ATTTCAAGGTTTGCAAAGATGGggataaaaagaagaatataACGGGTTATATCGTGGGTCTGGTGGTATCTGCCTTCGTGATTTTTTTGATCGCGGGCATCGTTTGGTGGAAATGTCTCCGGAGACGCAGAACTCGCCTAGGAAAAG GTTTCGATGGCTTAGAGCTACAGACAGTTGCGTTTTCGTTGAAGCAAATCAGGGCAGCTACGCACAACTTTGATGAGGCGAACAAGATTGGAGAAGGCGGCTTTGGCCCTGTTTACAAG GGTTTGCTGCAGGATGGAACTGTGATTGCTGTGAAGCAGCTCTCGTCGAGATCAAGGCAAGGGAACCGTGAGTTTCTTAACGAGATCGGTATGTTTTCTTGCTTGCTGCACCCGAATCTCGTGAAGCTGCACGGGTGCTGCATCGAAGGCGATCAGCTGCTGCTCGTGTACGAGTACATGGTGAACAACAGCCTTGCTAATGTCTTATTCG ATTCGAACAAGAGCCAGATGATCCTCGACTGGCCAACGAGGTTCAAAATCTGCATTGGGATCGCAAGAGGTTTAGCCTTTCTCCATGACGAGTCGAGGCTGAAGATCGTTCATCGCGACATCAAAGCTACGAACGTGCTGCTTGATGGAGATCTGAACCCAAAGATTTCCGATTTCGGATTGGCTAGGCTTAACGAGGACGAGAAGACGCACATTAGCACAAAAGTTGCTGGAACGAT AGGGTATATGGCTCCCGAATACGCGCTGTGGGGCTACCTGACCGACAAGGCGGACGTCTACAGCTTTGGAGTCGTGCTACTAGAAATCGTGAGCGGGAAGAGCAACAGCAACTACATGCCAAGCCACAACTTCATTTGCCTTCTAGATTGG GCTTGTCACTTGCAAGAAAGCAAGAATATAGACGAACTCATCGATGAGAGACTGGGATCTCAATTGGACCGAGAGGAAGTCGAGAGGGTAGTCAAGGTGGCGCTTCTTTGCACGAACGCGACCCCATCCGTGCGGCCTACAATGTCGGAGGCGGTGCAGATGATGGAAGGGAGCCTCACCATACCAGACACGGTTGCGGAAGGGAGCACGGAGTTGAGGATGAAGGCCATGAACGACTTCCGGAAGGAGAGCCGGATCGACACTAGCTTGTCGGGAGCTTTGGGAATTGATCCGAGCTTCTCCTCGTTTGCCACTGAATTTTCCGAAATCGGTAGAGATAGTGTATCACATTGA